From one Pieris brassicae chromosome 5, ilPieBrab1.1, whole genome shotgun sequence genomic stretch:
- the LOC123710035 gene encoding uncharacterized protein LOC123710035 produces the protein MSKCDQCNKPFSKSLPGCECARCEKMVHLNTRCSGLTNKQITALKAAPSLDWTCMECQQESPKRNSSLYLTEDAEEDIPMDTKGLIQKISKEVEKTIKKEINEFNQSLQFHSTKLDEVLGCIDAFKNTIKVLERKNTELIHKNNNLELRVGALEQRFHEMEQEKLSNFIEIANVPPASEENVRKLVENVALKLKQPFDSIRNTMRYQGKNDQPGIIQVKLNDKATQEKWIKAAKTIKTMVADVCPYEPNNNKIVFIREAMTKHNKSVLWEAKQELKNKQGYKYVWFKNGMVRARKDENTKIQNLRSVLDIQVLKKRQNAN, from the coding sequence TTTTTCTAAATCTTTGCCTGGATGTGAATGTGCCCGATGTGAAAAAATGGTACACCTAAATACCAGATGTAGTGGTCTTACCAACAAACAGATAACCGCATTAAAGGCGGCCCCAAGCTTGGACTGGACCTGTATGGAATGTCAACAAGAATCCCCGAAGCGAAACTCCTCTTTGTATCTAACAGAGGATGCAGAGGAGGATATACCTATGGACACTAAGGGGCTAATACAGAAAATTTCAAAGGAAgtagaaaaaactataaagaaGGAAATAAACGAATTCAACCAATCTCTGCAATTTCACAGTACGAAGCTGGACGAAGTATTAGGTTGTATTGATGCTTTTAAAAACACcataaaagttttagaaagaaaaaacacggaactaatacacaaaaacaacaatCTGGAATTGAGGGTAGGTGCATTGGAGCAGCGTTTCCATGAGATGGAACAGGAGAAActttctaattttatagaaatagcaAACGTCCCCCCTGCGAGTGAAGAGAATGTGAgaaaattagttgaaaatgtagcattaaaacttaaacagcCCTTCGACAGTATCCGTAACACAATGCGATACCAAGGTAAAAACGACCAACCGGGCATTATACAAGTAAAACTTAATGATAAAGCAACCCAAGAAAAGTGGATTAAAGCTGCAAAAACCATTAAAACTATGGTGGCCGATGTTTGCCCCTATGAAcccaacaataacaaaatagtatTCATCAGGGAAGCAATGACTAAACACAACAAAAGCGTTTTATGGGAAGCCAAACAGgaattaaagaataaacaaGGATATAAATACGTATGGTTTAAAAACGGTATGGTGCGTGCAAGAAAGGatgaaaacactaaaatacaaaacctaaGATCAGTGTTGGATATACAAGTGCTAAAAAAAAGACAGAATGCCAATTAA